In Actinomyces radicidentis, one genomic interval encodes:
- a CDS encoding class I SAM-dependent methyltransferase yields MSAAQSGTGDRGDRDRRAASFQEGAEDYDRLRPGYPAELWSLLIEDVRTAAGPGTGERPLRAVDVGAGTGRATLPLAAAGLEVLAVDPSAAMLERLRANAEHAGVSARVAPRESALEDLDPAVDGGADLIVLAQSLHWTDPATRWRRLHGLLAPTGVVAMLWNGWHLAPARHDVDAVADLFERVNAGLERPMTPDVERREPDGSAWTTGVVVEGPGAGLLRESRREVAEWTWELPTPTYIELLGTTSQYRVAQPAVRAELETGLARILGETVLLDAQTLLVEAVRA; encoded by the coding sequence GTGAGCGCCGCCCAGAGCGGCACCGGCGACCGCGGCGACCGGGACCGCCGAGCCGCCTCCTTCCAGGAGGGGGCCGAGGACTACGACCGTCTCCGCCCCGGCTACCCGGCCGAGCTCTGGAGCCTCCTCATCGAGGACGTCCGCACCGCGGCGGGGCCGGGGACGGGGGAGCGCCCGCTCCGCGCCGTCGACGTCGGCGCCGGCACCGGGCGCGCGACGCTCCCCCTCGCCGCAGCCGGCCTCGAGGTCCTCGCCGTCGACCCCAGCGCCGCCATGCTCGAGCGGCTGCGCGCCAACGCCGAGCACGCCGGCGTCAGCGCGCGCGTCGCCCCGCGCGAGTCAGCCCTCGAGGACCTCGACCCCGCGGTCGACGGCGGCGCGGACCTCATCGTCCTCGCCCAGTCGCTCCACTGGACCGACCCCGCCACGCGGTGGCGCCGCCTCCACGGCCTGCTCGCGCCGACGGGCGTCGTCGCGATGCTCTGGAACGGCTGGCACCTCGCCCCCGCCCGCCACGACGTCGACGCCGTGGCCGACCTCTTCGAGCGCGTCAACGCCGGTCTGGAGCGCCCCATGACCCCCGACGTCGAGCGCCGCGAGCCGGACGGCTCCGCGTGGACCACCGGCGTCGTCGTCGAGGGCCCCGGGGCCGGGCTGCTCCGCGAGTCGCGCCGCGAGGTCGCCGAGTGGACCTGGGAGCTGCCGACCCCGACCTACATCGAGCTCCTCGGCACGACCTCCCAGTACCGCGTCGCCCAGCCCGCCGTCCGCGCCGAGCTCGAGACCGGCCTCGCGAGGATCCTCGGGGAGACGGTCCTCCTGGACGCGCAGACGCTCCTCGTCGAGGCCGTGCGCGCCTGA
- a CDS encoding ABC transporter substrate-binding protein, translating to MRVPTARRAIVVATGLTLAVGLAGCTNAADWHASGSASSSSSADQGYDTSTVEEQADIAALLPEDALSDGVLDIGTSTAYPPGEFLDSDGTPIGYEVDLTHAIARVLGVKTTTHSAAFDSIISSIGSKYDLGVAAMTITTARESAVDMISYINVGSQFNVQTGNPKSIDPSDTMNLCGLTIGVQTGTGQETELGTDSQKCQDAGRAAIQVRSYSKQSEAATALVGGTIDATYSDSTVAGYAAQLTDGQVETVGEVVDALPQGIAVSKDDPQLTKAVQAAVQYLMDEGIWTDILASWGVKDAALTKAELNPSVDG from the coding sequence ATGCGAGTCCCCACCGCACGCCGCGCGATCGTCGTCGCCACGGGCCTGACCCTGGCGGTCGGTCTCGCCGGCTGCACCAACGCCGCCGACTGGCACGCCTCGGGCAGCGCCTCCTCGAGCTCGAGCGCAGACCAGGGCTACGACACGAGCACGGTCGAGGAGCAGGCGGACATCGCCGCGCTCCTGCCGGAGGACGCCCTGTCCGACGGCGTCCTCGACATCGGCACGTCCACGGCGTACCCACCGGGCGAGTTCCTCGACTCCGACGGGACCCCGATCGGCTACGAGGTCGATCTCACCCACGCGATCGCCCGGGTCCTGGGCGTCAAGACGACGACCCACTCGGCCGCCTTCGACTCGATCATCTCGTCGATCGGCTCGAAGTACGACCTCGGCGTCGCCGCCATGACGATCACGACCGCGCGCGAGAGCGCCGTCGACATGATCTCGTACATCAACGTCGGCTCCCAGTTCAACGTCCAGACCGGGAACCCGAAGAGCATCGACCCCTCCGACACCATGAACCTGTGCGGGCTCACGATCGGCGTCCAGACCGGCACGGGCCAGGAGACGGAGCTCGGCACGGACTCCCAGAAGTGCCAGGACGCGGGGAGGGCCGCCATCCAGGTGCGGTCCTACTCCAAGCAGTCCGAGGCGGCGACGGCGCTCGTCGGCGGCACGATCGACGCGACCTACTCGGACTCCACCGTCGCGGGCTACGCCGCCCAGCTCACCGACGGCCAGGTGGAGACCGTCGGCGAGGTCGTCGACGCCCTCCCCCAGGGCATCGCGGTCTCGAAGGACGACCCTCAGCTCACCAAGGCCGTTCAGGCCGCCGTCCAGTACCTCATGGACGAGGGGATCTGGACCGACATCCTCGCCTCGTGGGGCGTCAAGGACGCGGCGCTGACCAAGGCGGAGCTCAATCCCTCGGTCGACGGCTGA
- a CDS encoding transporter substrate-binding domain-containing protein, whose amino-acid sequence MRNTRVLRRGAAMASALALAAGLSACTDAADWHASGSSTASTSTQGYDTSGIQKDDTIAAMLSSDDLSDGSLDIGASTDYAPAEFLSSSGKAIGYDVDLTTAIGKVLGVPSTTHTAEFDSIIAAMGSKYDLGVSSFTITTEREQSVDMISYINVGSSFDVQAGNPKGIDTSDHLKLCGLSVGVQVGTSQEDTMKQDAEKCSAAGEATLQVRSYNTQSEASTALAGGTIDAMYADSTVAGYAAEQTGGQLETVGEVEDALPQGILVSKDDPTLTKAVQAAVQKLMDDGTWQKILGAWGIEDGALDKAEINPNVEE is encoded by the coding sequence ATGAGGAACACCAGGGTCCTGCGCCGCGGCGCGGCAATGGCCTCCGCCCTCGCCCTGGCCGCCGGGCTGTCCGCCTGCACCGACGCCGCCGACTGGCACGCCTCGGGCTCGTCGACCGCGAGCACCAGCACCCAGGGCTACGACACGAGCGGCATCCAGAAGGACGACACGATCGCCGCGATGCTCTCCTCGGACGACCTCAGCGACGGCAGCCTCGACATCGGGGCCTCGACCGACTACGCCCCCGCCGAGTTCCTCAGCTCCTCGGGCAAGGCCATCGGCTACGACGTCGACCTCACGACCGCGATCGGCAAGGTCCTCGGCGTCCCCTCCACGACCCACACCGCCGAGTTCGACTCGATCATCGCGGCGATGGGCTCGAAGTACGACCTCGGCGTCTCCTCCTTCACCATCACGACGGAGCGCGAGCAGAGCGTCGACATGATCTCCTACATCAACGTCGGCTCCTCCTTCGACGTCCAGGCCGGCAACCCGAAGGGCATCGACACCTCCGACCACCTCAAGCTGTGCGGGCTGTCCGTCGGCGTCCAGGTGGGCACCTCGCAGGAGGACACGATGAAGCAGGACGCCGAGAAGTGCTCGGCGGCCGGCGAGGCGACCCTCCAGGTCCGTTCGTACAACACCCAGTCCGAGGCCTCGACGGCCCTGGCGGGCGGCACCATCGACGCGATGTACGCCGACTCGACCGTCGCCGGCTACGCCGCCGAGCAGACCGGCGGCCAGCTCGAGACGGTCGGCGAGGTCGAGGACGCCCTCCCGCAGGGCATCCTCGTCTCGAAGGACGACCCCACCCTCACCAAGGCCGTTCAGGCCGCCGTCCAGAAGCTCATGGACGACGGCACGTGGCAGAAGATCCTCGGGGCCTGGGGCATCGAGGACGGCGCCCTGGACAAGGCCGAGATCAACCCGAACGTGGAGGAGTGA
- the glnA gene encoding type I glutamate--ammonia ligase, with the protein MFKDASEAQAFIEKEGVKFVDVRFCDLPGIMQHFTIPAGELDDALENGLMFDGSSIRGFQAINESDMKLIPDVTTAFLDPYREQKILIVNFSIVDPFTDEVYSRDPRSVAAKAEEYLKSTGIADTCFIGAEAEFYLFDSVSYETTPGSTHYEVDSNEAAWNSGREEEGGNKGYKTPFKGGYFPVSPNDQMADVRDRMVSDCIDAGLAIERAHHEVGTAGQQEINYRFNSLLAAGDDMMKFKYIIKNQAWQSGKTATFMPKPIFGDNGSGMHCHHSLWKDGKPLFFDERGYGQLSDLARWYVGGILKHAPSLLAFTNPSVNSFRRLVPGFEAPVNLVYSARNRSACIRIPVTGSSPKAKRIEYRVPDPSSNPYLCFSAVLMAGLDGIRNRIEPREPIDKDLYELAPEEYFDIDKLPYSLDQALDALEADHDYLTEGDVFTPDLIETWIEYKREKEIAPMRLRPHPYEFEMYYNI; encoded by the coding sequence ATGTTCAAGGACGCTTCCGAGGCGCAGGCCTTCATCGAGAAGGAGGGCGTCAAGTTCGTCGACGTCCGCTTCTGCGACCTGCCCGGCATCATGCAGCACTTCACGATTCCCGCCGGCGAGCTCGACGACGCCCTCGAGAACGGCCTCATGTTCGACGGGTCCTCGATCCGCGGCTTCCAGGCCATCAACGAGTCCGACATGAAGCTCATCCCGGACGTCACCACGGCCTTCCTCGACCCGTACCGCGAGCAGAAGATCCTCATCGTCAACTTCTCGATCGTCGATCCCTTCACCGACGAGGTCTACTCCCGCGACCCGCGGTCCGTCGCCGCCAAGGCCGAGGAGTACCTCAAGTCCACCGGCATCGCCGACACCTGCTTCATCGGCGCCGAGGCGGAGTTCTACCTCTTCGACTCCGTCTCCTACGAGACCACTCCCGGCTCGACCCACTACGAGGTCGACTCCAACGAGGCCGCCTGGAACTCCGGCCGCGAGGAGGAGGGCGGCAACAAGGGCTACAAGACCCCCTTCAAGGGCGGCTACTTCCCGGTCTCCCCCAACGACCAGATGGCCGACGTCCGCGACCGCATGGTCTCCGACTGCATCGACGCGGGCCTCGCCATCGAGCGCGCCCACCACGAGGTCGGCACCGCCGGCCAGCAGGAGATCAACTACCGATTCAACTCGCTCCTCGCCGCCGGCGACGACATGATGAAGTTCAAGTACATCATCAAGAACCAGGCCTGGCAGTCCGGCAAGACCGCGACCTTCATGCCCAAGCCGATCTTCGGCGACAACGGCTCCGGCATGCACTGCCACCACTCCCTGTGGAAGGACGGCAAGCCGCTGTTCTTCGACGAGCGCGGTTACGGCCAGCTCTCCGACCTCGCCCGCTGGTACGTCGGCGGCATCCTCAAGCACGCCCCGAGCCTCCTGGCCTTCACGAACCCCTCGGTGAACTCCTTCCGCCGCCTGGTCCCGGGCTTCGAGGCCCCGGTCAACCTGGTCTACTCGGCCCGCAACCGCTCCGCCTGCATCCGCATCCCCGTCACCGGCTCCTCCCCGAAGGCCAAGCGCATCGAGTACCGCGTGCCCGACCCGTCGAGCAACCCGTACCTGTGCTTCTCCGCGGTCCTCATGGCCGGCCTGGACGGCATCCGCAACCGCATCGAGCCCCGCGAGCCCATCGACAAGGACCTCTACGAGCTCGCTCCGGAGGAGTACTTCGACATCGACAAGCTCCCCTACTCCCTCGACCAGGCGCTCGACGCCCTCGAGGCCGACCACGACTACCTCACCGAGGGCGACGTCTTCACGCCGGACCTCATCGAGACGTGGATCGAGTACAAGCGCGAGAAGGAGATCGCCCCGATGCGCCTCCGTCCGCACCCCTACGAGTTCGAGATGTACTACAACATCTGA
- a CDS encoding histidine phosphatase family protein: protein MMLLLVRHGRTIANVMGALDTAFPGNPLDETGLAQAGTLPERLAAAGHLEGLSSLWVSPILRARQTIAPIEAATGITATIRSGLREVVAGDLEMNTDAGSVAVYADTTRSWMVGRTACRLPGSPEDGAQTFARFDGVVDEIAAATLESQGPGGSALLVAHGTVLRLWTALAAARAGGADPTWIAEHPMTNTAITVVEGDPEAGWRLLDWCEGAWTASPTEQPEAPEPADPTEQPA, encoded by the coding sequence GTGATGCTCCTCCTCGTCCGCCACGGCCGCACCATCGCCAACGTCATGGGAGCGCTCGACACCGCGTTCCCCGGCAACCCCCTCGACGAGACCGGTCTCGCCCAGGCCGGGACGCTGCCCGAGCGCCTCGCCGCCGCGGGCCACCTCGAGGGCCTGTCCTCGCTGTGGGTCTCCCCGATCCTCCGCGCCCGCCAGACCATCGCGCCCATCGAGGCCGCCACCGGGATCACCGCCACGATCCGCTCCGGCCTGCGCGAGGTCGTCGCCGGGGACCTCGAGATGAACACCGACGCCGGCTCCGTCGCCGTCTACGCGGACACCACCCGGTCCTGGATGGTGGGCCGCACCGCCTGCCGTCTGCCGGGGTCTCCCGAGGACGGCGCCCAGACCTTCGCCCGCTTCGACGGCGTCGTCGACGAGATCGCCGCTGCCACGCTCGAGTCCCAGGGACCCGGCGGGAGCGCCCTCCTCGTCGCCCACGGCACCGTCCTGCGCCTGTGGACCGCGCTCGCCGCCGCCCGTGCCGGCGGCGCGGACCCCACCTGGATCGCCGAGCACCCCATGACGAATACGGCGATCACCGTCGTCGAGGGCGATCCCGAGGCCGGCTGGCGGCTCCTCGACTGGTGCGAGGGCGCCTGGACGGCCTCCCCGACCGAGCAGCCCGAGGCCCCCGAGCCCGCGGACCCGACCGAGCAGCCCGCGTGA
- a CDS encoding amino acid ABC transporter ATP-binding protein, with amino-acid sequence MSTTNGTTTPKVQVSGLHKFFGDLHVLKGIDMTVPSGSVTVLIGPSGSGKSTLLRCINELESIDAGRVHVDGDLIGMREVTRPDGSVELHALSDKARAAQRARIGMVFQRFNLFPHMTALQNVMEAPVQVKGVSRAEASKRGVELLERVGLADRLDHYPSQLSGGQQQRVAIARALAMDPELMLFDEPTSALDPELVGEVLQVMKDLAASGMTMVVVTHEMGFAREVGDQLVFMDGGVICEAGAPVEVLDHPTQERTRAFLSSVL; translated from the coding sequence ATGAGCACCACGAACGGCACGACGACGCCGAAGGTCCAGGTCAGCGGCCTGCACAAGTTCTTCGGGGACCTCCACGTCCTCAAGGGCATCGACATGACGGTCCCCTCCGGCTCCGTCACCGTCCTCATCGGCCCCTCGGGCTCCGGCAAGTCGACCCTCCTGCGCTGCATCAACGAGCTCGAGTCGATCGACGCCGGCCGCGTCCACGTCGACGGCGACCTCATCGGCATGCGCGAGGTGACGAGGCCCGACGGCAGCGTCGAGCTGCACGCCCTGTCGGACAAGGCGCGCGCCGCCCAGCGCGCCCGCATCGGCATGGTCTTCCAGCGCTTCAACCTCTTCCCCCACATGACCGCCCTCCAGAACGTCATGGAGGCCCCGGTCCAGGTCAAGGGCGTGAGCAGGGCCGAGGCCAGCAAGCGAGGCGTCGAGCTGCTCGAGCGCGTGGGCCTGGCCGACCGTCTCGACCACTACCCCTCGCAGCTCTCCGGCGGCCAGCAGCAGCGCGTCGCCATCGCTCGAGCCCTCGCGATGGACCCTGAGCTCATGCTCTTCGACGAGCCGACGAGCGCCCTCGACCCCGAGCTCGTCGGCGAGGTCCTCCAGGTCATGAAGGACCTGGCGGCCTCCGGCATGACGATGGTCGTCGTCACCCACGAGATGGGCTTCGCCCGCGAGGTCGGCGACCAGCTCGTCTTCATGGACGGCGGCGTCATCTGCGAGGCCGGCGCCCCGGTCGAGGTCCTCGACCACCCGACCCAGGAGCGAACGAGGGCCTTCCTGTCCTCCGTCCTCTGA
- a CDS encoding amino acid ABC transporter permease: MSTQPTSAGTSSDAPVKLNNPKPVPKPGTWISAAIVAVLGAMFVHALLTNEKFHWDTVWFFFREVHVVRAVGITLVLTFLAMLIGIILAVTTAVMRQSSNPVLRWVALAYLWFFRGTPIYTQLVFWGALSALYQHLSLGVPFGPEMLTFETKTVFSPFIAAVLGLGINEGAYLSEIVRSGLASVDPGQSEAAGALGMSKGKILRRIVLPQAMRVIVPPTGNETISMLKTTSLVLAVPYTLDLTFVTNSYASSTYQTIPLLIVAALWYIIITSILMVGQHYIERYYGRGFDGRSASTGSKRGLSARQQAILDARTTTDDPFLEVTP; the protein is encoded by the coding sequence ATGAGCACCCAGCCCACGAGCGCGGGGACGTCGTCGGACGCGCCCGTCAAGCTCAACAACCCCAAGCCGGTCCCCAAGCCCGGCACCTGGATCAGCGCGGCGATCGTCGCCGTCCTGGGCGCGATGTTCGTCCACGCCCTCCTCACGAACGAGAAGTTCCACTGGGACACCGTCTGGTTCTTCTTCCGCGAGGTGCACGTGGTCCGCGCCGTCGGCATCACCCTCGTCCTCACGTTCCTCGCGATGCTCATCGGCATCATCCTGGCGGTGACGACGGCGGTCATGCGCCAGTCCTCGAACCCCGTGCTCCGGTGGGTGGCCCTGGCCTACCTCTGGTTCTTCCGCGGCACCCCGATCTACACCCAGCTGGTCTTCTGGGGCGCGCTCTCCGCCCTCTACCAGCACCTCAGCCTCGGCGTGCCCTTCGGCCCCGAGATGCTCACCTTCGAGACGAAGACGGTCTTCAGCCCCTTCATCGCGGCCGTCCTCGGACTCGGCATCAACGAGGGCGCCTACCTCTCCGAGATCGTCCGCTCCGGCCTGGCGAGCGTCGACCCCGGACAGTCCGAGGCCGCCGGCGCGCTCGGCATGTCCAAGGGCAAGATCCTGCGCCGGATCGTCCTGCCGCAGGCCATGCGCGTCATCGTGCCCCCGACGGGCAACGAGACGATCTCCATGCTCAAGACGACCTCGCTGGTCCTGGCCGTGCCCTACACGCTGGACCTCACCTTCGTCACCAACTCCTACGCGTCGAGCACGTACCAGACGATCCCGCTGCTCATCGTCGCGGCCCTGTGGTACATCATCATCACCTCGATCCTCATGGTCGGTCAGCACTACATCGAGCGCTACTACGGGCGCGGCTTCGACGGCCGGTCCGCCTCGACCGGCTCGAAGCGCGGTCTGTCCGCCAGGCAGCAGGCCATCCTCGACGCCCGCACCACGACCGACGATCCCTTCCTGGAGGTCACCCCATGA